The proteins below come from a single Asanoa ferruginea genomic window:
- a CDS encoding sugar ABC transporter substrate-binding protein, protein MHRRTFAALISALLLGSALTACGSDDDGGGTTGDNSGVTLTMLMGVNNIYPEQQRAWFTEVSSKFQKETGATVRFETFASANDELTKIQTSVVAGQGPDVYALGTTFTPTAYATGAFVELQQDDWDKVGGRDRFLPATLGISGPDEQHQVGIPFASRPFVMAYNKDLLTAAGIDKPADSWDGLRDQAKQLTKDGKYGLAIGYADGFDPWKFIWAMTTQAGSPLVKDGKATLDSPNTKLAYQSYLGWLATDKVVDPAAVGWKNAQAIAAFGEGKAAFLPMVSASSKVTLDKSAVAGKYAYAVMPTIPPGATALPAGGVPATSILSGDNVVVAKYSKHKDLALALVKQLTSEESQTSYYKTFGELPTNQAAAKALGSDPALAAIVDSAGKSVNTPFTGAWGQVQLALTNVVVQSIPDLSAGKVDDGKLTGLLGQAQSTAQGALDKAK, encoded by the coding sequence ATGCACAGACGCACCTTCGCCGCGCTGATCAGCGCGCTCTTGCTGGGTTCGGCACTCACCGCCTGCGGCTCCGATGACGACGGCGGCGGCACGACCGGTGACAACTCCGGCGTCACCCTCACCATGCTCATGGGCGTCAACAACATCTACCCCGAGCAGCAACGGGCGTGGTTCACCGAGGTCTCCAGCAAGTTCCAGAAGGAGACCGGCGCGACCGTGCGGTTCGAGACGTTCGCCTCCGCCAACGACGAGCTCACAAAGATCCAGACCTCGGTGGTCGCCGGCCAGGGCCCCGACGTCTACGCACTGGGCACGACCTTCACCCCGACGGCTTACGCGACGGGCGCGTTCGTCGAGTTGCAGCAGGACGACTGGGACAAGGTCGGCGGCCGCGACCGGTTCCTGCCGGCCACCCTCGGCATCTCCGGCCCCGACGAGCAGCACCAGGTCGGCATCCCGTTCGCCAGCCGCCCGTTCGTGATGGCCTACAACAAAGACCTGCTCACCGCCGCCGGCATCGACAAGCCCGCCGACAGCTGGGACGGCCTGCGTGACCAGGCCAAGCAGCTCACCAAAGACGGCAAATACGGGCTGGCGATCGGCTACGCCGACGGGTTCGACCCGTGGAAGTTCATCTGGGCGATGACCACCCAGGCCGGCAGCCCGCTCGTCAAAGACGGCAAGGCCACGCTCGACAGCCCCAACACCAAGCTCGCCTACCAGAGCTACCTCGGCTGGCTGGCCACCGACAAGGTGGTCGATCCGGCCGCCGTGGGCTGGAAGAACGCACAGGCGATCGCCGCGTTCGGCGAGGGCAAGGCGGCGTTCCTGCCGATGGTCTCGGCCAGTTCCAAGGTGACCCTCGACAAGTCGGCGGTGGCCGGCAAATACGCCTACGCGGTGATGCCGACGATCCCGCCCGGCGCGACCGCGCTGCCGGCCGGCGGTGTCCCGGCGACCAGCATCCTGTCCGGCGACAACGTCGTGGTCGCCAAATACAGCAAGCACAAGGACCTGGCGCTGGCCCTGGTCAAGCAGCTGACCAGCGAAGAGTCGCAGACCAGCTACTACAAGACGTTCGGTGAGCTGCCGACCAACCAGGCCGCGGCCAAGGCCCTGGGCAGCGACCCGGCGCTGGCCGCGATCGTCGACTCGGCCGGCAAGTCGGTCAACACGCCGTTCACCGGCGCCTGGGGTCAGGTGCAGCTCGCGCTGACCAACGTGGTGGTGCAGTCGATCCCCGACCTGTCGGCCGGCAAGGTCGACGACGGCAAGCTGACCGGGCTGCTCGGCCAGGCTCAATCGACCGCGCAGGGCGCGCTCGACAAGGCCAAGTGA
- a CDS encoding carbohydrate ABC transporter permease, with translation MSERRRPATRQGRPLWMFLPGGVLTLLVIVVPLAVALYISLLDLDQYSIREWVGADFIAFDNYVEAVRDSHLVHAIGISLGYSALVSLACVPLGLAAAIATQDRFRGRGLVRSILLIPYVLPAFVVGSTWRIIFQPDGIANRVLGTDGLWLNGPRSFWALVLVQLWSGWPLVYLLAAAGLQSVDASVHEAAALDGAGWWAKLRYVVLPQLRGPVSLALVISFLHNVNSFTLPFVLFGVPSPVDVEVLPVLTYVESFQNFEFGLSVAMAVISLVLVAIPMAVYLRAVRLDTGRERGSR, from the coding sequence GTGAGCGAGCGCCGCCGCCCCGCGACCCGGCAGGGACGTCCACTCTGGATGTTCCTGCCGGGTGGCGTGCTCACCCTGCTGGTGATCGTCGTCCCGCTGGCGGTCGCTCTCTACATCTCGCTGCTCGACCTCGACCAGTATTCGATCCGGGAATGGGTCGGCGCCGACTTCATCGCGTTCGACAACTACGTCGAGGCGGTCCGCGACTCGCATCTCGTGCACGCGATCGGCATCAGCCTCGGCTACTCGGCGCTGGTCTCGCTCGCCTGCGTGCCGCTCGGGCTGGCCGCCGCGATCGCGACCCAGGACCGGTTCCGCGGCCGCGGGCTGGTGCGCTCGATCCTGCTGATCCCCTACGTGCTGCCGGCGTTCGTGGTCGGCAGCACGTGGCGGATCATCTTCCAGCCCGATGGCATCGCCAACCGGGTGCTGGGCACCGACGGCCTGTGGCTCAACGGGCCGCGCAGCTTCTGGGCGCTGGTCCTGGTGCAACTCTGGTCCGGCTGGCCGCTGGTCTACCTGCTGGCCGCGGCCGGCCTCCAGTCGGTCGACGCGAGCGTGCACGAGGCGGCGGCGCTCGACGGCGCCGGTTGGTGGGCCAAGCTGCGCTACGTCGTGCTGCCCCAGCTCCGCGGCCCGGTCTCGCTCGCGCTGGTCATCTCGTTCCTGCACAACGTCAACAGCTTCACGCTGCCGTTCGTGCTCTTCGGCGTGCCGAGCCCGGTCGACGTGGAGGTGCTGCCCGTGCTGACCTATGTGGAGAGTTTCCAGAACTTCGAGTTCGGGCTCAGCGTCGCGATGGCCGTGATCTCGCTGGTGCTGGTCGCCATCCCGATGGCGGTCTACCTGCGCGCCGTGCGCCTCGACACCGGCCGCGAGCGGGGCTCGCGATGA